The Salicibibacter halophilus DNA window GAAATGGTTGAGTGTCCTTGTTGTTTTTGACCCACTGTTCAACAGTGCCCGCCCCTTTTAGAGCGTATATTCCCATCGCCTTCGCAAGGGATTCCAAATCATTCAATTTATACTCGTCAACGGCATTCACCCACATTGCTGCCTCCGGGAAATGGGGAACGCCTTTTATGTGATCAATATGATAATGGGTGATAAAGATGTCCTGAATGTCATGATGCTCATGGATATAAGCGTATCCTTCTTTTCCCGTGCCAATATCTACGAGTGCATCCCTTTCCCTGTTCTTCCCTTTTACGACAATACTCGTGGAATAGGGAACTTTGCTGTTTCGCCTTCCTTTCACCAATTCCAGATTCCCAATTTTATCTATGTCCATCTTTTTCATTCCTCCTGTGCTGAATGACGATTCAGTACGTAGCAATAAGATGATTGTACCGCTTATGAAAGGTTTCGTAAACAAAAGCACGTGATTATCCGAGCATCAAGCAGATATTTCTACATATATGGAGGATTGTTAGCATAGCCCTTGCATGCTCAAGCTCATAATCGGTCAATCGGCATTAATAATACATGTGGATAAGAATGCGTGTTGATTATTCGACAATTTTTGATAAGCTACTCTTTGTATCCTAACGTTTCAGTTAGCTGCATGGAGGTGGCGGATCATTGTTAACATTTGAAAATGTGTCAAAGGTTTATAAAGGCGGCACTTACGCCGTTAAAAATCTTTCTTTTGCATTTGAAAAAGGCGAATTTATTGTATTTATCGGACCGAGTGGTTGCGGCAAAACAACAACCATGAAAATGATTAATCGTTTGATCGACCCGACGGAAGGCGTTATTTCCATTGACGGGAAAGACGCAAGCAGCCAAGATGCGGTAAAACTGCGCAGAGACATCGGCTATGTTATTCAGCAAATTGGGTTGTTTCCGCATATGACCATTCAGGAAAATGTAACGCTCGTTCCGAAATTAATGAACTGGCCAAAAGAAAAAAGAAGAGAACGCGCGAAAGAACTGTTGGAACTTGTAGATATGGGAGAGGAATATCTGGCTCGCTATCCAAATGAATTGAGCGGCGGCCAACAACAGCGGATCGGCGTGCTCCGCGCACTCGCCGCTAACCCGCCGCTTATTTTAATGGACGAACCTTTCGGCGCGCTTGACCCTATTACCCGTGACACGTTGCAAGATGAATTTAAAAGGTTGCAGCAACGTTTGAACAAAACCATTGTTTTTGTCACCCATGACATGGACGAAGCATTGAAACTGGCCGATCGCATGGTGATCCTTCGGGACGGCGAACTCGTACAATTGGGCACTCCCGATGAGATATTGGCTTCCCCTGCGAACGAATTCGTGGAAGAATTTATCGGGAAAGACCGTCTCCTGCAAAGCCGCGCGACTGTTCAAACCGTGGAACAGCTCATGATCGAGAACCCCATAACCATCGAAGAAAAACAAACGGCTTCGGAAGCGGTGCAAATCATGCGGGACAAACGCGTGGACTCCTTGCTCGTCACCGATGAAAAAGGGGTTCTGAAAGGGTATGTGGATATTGAAATCATTGAAGCAAACCGAAAAACCTCCGAGCTTATTGCAGACATTCACTTGACGAAACTGCACACGGTGAATAAAGATGCCCGTGTCAGAAACTCGGTCAGCCGAATTTTAAAACTGGGAACCAGTTATGTGCCGGTCGTCGATGACGAGGTGCGATTAGTCGGCATCCTCACGCGCGCGTCGCTTGTTGACCTTGTTTACGAATCGATTTGGGGTGTCGAAGCGATGAAAACCGATGAACAAGCGGCGACCCTGGAGGAGACGATTCTATGAATGCGGTGATTGACTTTTTACAAACCCACGGGGGAGAAATGCTGTTCTTAATCGGGCAACATTTATTTATTACGCTTAGCGCCCTCCTTCTCGGCATTATCGTTGCTGTTCCCCTTGGCGTGGCCTTAAACAAAGTGCCGTCAAAGCTTGGCAATTTTGTCATCGGGGTCGTCAGCATCCTGCAAACGTTTCCGAGTCTCGCGATTTTGGCATTTGTGATCCCGTTTCTCGGCGTAGGAATGTTCCCCGCGATTGTGGCCCTTTTTGTCTATTCATTGCTCCCGATATTGCGAAATACGTATGTCGGGATTCGCGGCGTGAATCCTGCGCTCAATGAATCCGGCAAAGGGATGGGAATGAGCGCCTGGGAACGCGTCCGTTATGTAGAATTGCCGCTCGCCACGCCGATCATTATGTCAGGCATTCGCCTCGCGACCGTCTATCTCGTTGGTTGGGCGACCCTGGCCGCGTTTATCGGTGGTGGGGGATTGGGCGAATTTATCTTTAATGGCCTTAACCTCTATCAACCTGAATTCATCATCGCAGGCGCAATTCCCGTAACTTTAATGGCGTTGTTCTTCGAATTTATTCTATCAAAAATGGAAAAAGGCATGACCCCGAAAGGGCTAAAAACAGTTGCAGCTTAAGGAGGTGCCGTCCGTGGCAACGAAAGAAATGAGGCGAAGGCTGATGGCAACGATGCTCGGGATAGGTGTGATCGGCGGCTGTTCGCTGCCCGGCCTCGGTGGCGGCGGTGGAGAAGAAACGGTCACGATTGGCATGCAAGATACATCGGAATCGCAAATTTTAGGGAATATGATTCGCATTTTGATCGAAAGAGAGACCGACGCAAGCGTGGAGATGATTAATAATCTCGGAACATCCGTCGTCGTTCATGAAGCCATGATGAACAATGACATTAATATTTCCGCATCCCGCTACACCGGCACGGATATTGCAGCAGCTCTGGACGAGGAACCGGTGATGGATCCGGATGAAGCGATGGATTATGTGGTGGAAGCGTTCGATGAACGTTTTGATCAAACTTGGTTTCCATCTTACGGCTTTGACAATTCCTATGCATTTACGATCCGCGAAGAGCTGGCCGAAGAGGAAGGGATAGAAACGGTATCCGACTTGGAAGAAATCGCGGCCAACGCGGCAGTGGGCGTTGACACGAACTGGTTAACCCGCGAAGGCGACGGTTACCCTGCTTTTCAGGAAACATATGGCTATGAATTCGACAATATCAGCCCGATGCAAATCGGACTCGTGTACGATGCACTCGCGAGCGGCAGCATGGATGTCGTTCTCGCTTACACATCCGATGGACGCATCGCCGCCTATGATCTTTTCTTATTGGAGGACGATGAACAATTTTTCCCTCCCTATGATGCTTCTGCGGTAGCAAGAAACGATGTGCTGGAGGCAAACCCAGGCGTTGAAGAAGCCATCTTGAAAATGGAAGACGAGCTTAGCACCGAACAAATGCAGGAATTGAACTACGAGGCGGATGCGGAGCTGCGCGAACCAGCAACCGTCGCGGAAGATTTCCTTGAAGCAAACAACTACTTTGAATAAGCGAATCATGTTTCTGGAAAAGGAGGTGCCGGAATGTTTGAAGTGATGGGAGATGTGATCAATTACTACGAGCAAAACTTTTCTTACATCGCCCGGGAATTTTATCGTCATTTCCTAATGGCCGCGTACGGAGTCCTATTTGCGGCGGTCGTTTCGATCCCGCTCGGTATCGTCATTGCCAGGTACGGGCGGTTGAGCAACTGGGTGATCCAGTTGGCCAACATTATTCAGACCATCCCGCATTTGGCGATGCTCTCCATCCTTATGCTTGCCATGGGACTAGGCGCAAATACCATCGTTGTCGCGCTCTTCCTGTATTCGATTTTGCCGATTGTCAAGAATACTTATACGGGTATCATGAATGTGGATCAAGTGTTGTTGGATTCCGGCAGAGCGATGGGGATGACGAAAGGGCAAATCCTGCGAATGGTGGAACTGCCCCTCGCCCTTTCCGTCATTATGGCGGGATTAAGAAACGCGCTCGTGATCGCGATCGGCATCGTCGCCATCGGGGCGTTTTTCGGGGCCGGTGGCTTAGGAGATATTATTATTCGCGGAACGAATGTTACCGACGGAACCGCGATTATTCTCGCCGGTGCGATTCCCACAGCTTTAATGGCGATCATCGCTGATCTTATCATGGGGACGTTGGAGAGAGT harbors:
- a CDS encoding betaine/proline/choline family ABC transporter ATP-binding protein (Members of the family are the ATP-binding subunit of ABC transporters for substrates such as betaine, L-proline or other amino acids, choline, carnitine, etc. The substrate specificity is best determined from the substrate-binding subunit, rather than this subunit, as it interacts with the permease subunit and not with substrate directly.): MLTFENVSKVYKGGTYAVKNLSFAFEKGEFIVFIGPSGCGKTTTMKMINRLIDPTEGVISIDGKDASSQDAVKLRRDIGYVIQQIGLFPHMTIQENVTLVPKLMNWPKEKRRERAKELLELVDMGEEYLARYPNELSGGQQQRIGVLRALAANPPLILMDEPFGALDPITRDTLQDEFKRLQQRLNKTIVFVTHDMDEALKLADRMVILRDGELVQLGTPDEILASPANEFVEEFIGKDRLLQSRATVQTVEQLMIENPITIEEKQTASEAVQIMRDKRVDSLLVTDEKGVLKGYVDIEIIEANRKTSELIADIHLTKLHTVNKDARVRNSVSRILKLGTSYVPVVDDEVRLVGILTRASLVDLVYESIWGVEAMKTDEQAATLEETIL
- a CDS encoding ABC transporter permease, with amino-acid sequence MNAVIDFLQTHGGEMLFLIGQHLFITLSALLLGIIVAVPLGVALNKVPSKLGNFVIGVVSILQTFPSLAILAFVIPFLGVGMFPAIVALFVYSLLPILRNTYVGIRGVNPALNESGKGMGMSAWERVRYVELPLATPIIMSGIRLATVYLVGWATLAAFIGGGGLGEFIFNGLNLYQPEFIIAGAIPVTLMALFFEFILSKMEKGMTPKGLKTVAA
- a CDS encoding osmoprotectant ABC transporter substrate-binding protein, whose amino-acid sequence is MATKEMRRRLMATMLGIGVIGGCSLPGLGGGGGEETVTIGMQDTSESQILGNMIRILIERETDASVEMINNLGTSVVVHEAMMNNDINISASRYTGTDIAAALDEEPVMDPDEAMDYVVEAFDERFDQTWFPSYGFDNSYAFTIREELAEEEGIETVSDLEEIAANAAVGVDTNWLTREGDGYPAFQETYGYEFDNISPMQIGLVYDALASGSMDVVLAYTSDGRIAAYDLFLLEDDEQFFPPYDASAVARNDVLEANPGVEEAILKMEDELSTEQMQELNYEADAELREPATVAEDFLEANNYFE
- a CDS encoding ABC transporter permease, which translates into the protein MFEVMGDVINYYEQNFSYIAREFYRHFLMAAYGVLFAAVVSIPLGIVIARYGRLSNWVIQLANIIQTIPHLAMLSILMLAMGLGANTIVVALFLYSILPIVKNTYTGIMNVDQVLLDSGRAMGMTKGQILRMVELPLALSVIMAGLRNALVIAIGIVAIGAFFGAGGLGDIIIRGTNVTDGTAIILAGAIPTALMAIIADLIMGTLERVLHPVKTPKHKEGPEEAEPA